In Chelonoidis abingdonii isolate Lonesome George chromosome 9, CheloAbing_2.0, whole genome shotgun sequence, the genomic window tcttctgtggaatctcccattggtcttgggagggtctagccaatGCTGTGGCAAtgttctgtacacaatgccagcccaTTGTTGTGCGTttagtgtatgctgttcctgcctgcatcttacacctgccactatgtgttggactgttctgaggcctctctgcacagtctgcaccttggtcctctctagtgtggtagacccctgcttcaatggatctgtactcagtgcctgttcctgtgctgctattgatcagtgcctcagtgctgtcttttagtccagcctttccaccactggtaggatttccagtgtcagccacctcagctatctgtcgatggtacatcccatgcagggtcttgtcttgccatggcacttcttctgcttggtcttcctcccatgtctgctgctgcctcaggcattctctcaggagctcatctttggggccatcttactgatgtacttcTGGAgttgttccgggtttcatccaggacagtggcttgatGCTcacaagccccgcccgccttctttccggctggtaacagtctctgggtgttggacttggggtggaacactcgtgcattgtgaggagctgttccggttttcacatcggcagctccatgtcctcctttggccagctcactataccgcagggtatctgatgactggcaggcgtatccgttgatggcgcgtggatcttgttcttcccactgagtggctcttcaggacctctcttatcctttggtgatacttcgatgttgctgtcttccttgcctcctcattatggtttccatgtgactggtgggacgccaaggtacttgtagctggtctgtatgtctgctatgtggccgctggtagttccacccatcgtcttgactaccttccctctcttcactaccatccggccacacttctgcAGTCCGAATGGACATCCCGATATCTTACTGTAGATCCGCGTGTGGGATTAGCGGTCGATGTCTCGTTCTGATTCTTAGATACACTGATGTCTTCCTGTGCAGGAGGTGCGTGATGGTTAGTTCCCTCCTGAACTCTTGTACGTATCagccttgtgattatctggctgggggttaagcctatgcagaacagcagcgggaccaGTGCATCACCTGTATATGCCCACATTGAGGGCACGTTTGCAAGCTGCCTATAGTTGACTTTCGTGTTGTTCTTCCATATCCCATTGagtcttgaggaaggtccttagtgtcctgttgactctttgtagcgccagacattcacagatccacgtgtgcggcattgagtcgtaggcttttctgtagtcaatccaggctgtgctaagattggtctgtctagacctctATATATAGCGCCAGTTGCATTAAAATTCGATAGGGCCATCAATTGCACTGATATTACTTtgcaaattaaataatttaacttATGTTTCTATAAGTAAGTGTTCTTTGATATAATAGTTTAATTTAACACTCTGCTAGAATACACTTTGTTTACTCTGAAATAACATTCATGCTCTGATATATTGAAATAAGTATTATTCAGAATTCTATGTTTTATGATACATATGAAATGGAGAAATTTTCCATTAATATAAAATCACTGTCTGGGGGCACAGTCTCCCTTATGTATGGTATCTACGTTTGCTTAACAGTCATGTAATTTAAATCCTAATATAAAGCAACTTGAATCATTTAtacaaataatcttttttttaatctagttgaATTTCCAGCAGTTTTGTTAAACACTTCAACTGGAGAGATTGAATCTGAATTCCACGTGTACGTCCAGCCTCAGGAACATCCAATTCTTTCCGAATTTTGTACTGAACTAACTGGCATAAAGCAGGTAAAGTCTTTATACTATACATTACAGGAGGCTTATAATTTAGTTAAGAATTTTTAGAATCTTAATTTTGGACACAGTCCTGTTTACAGCTgtacagaaagatttttttttctgacagtcTAAAAGTGCATATATTGTTTAAACACGAGATGAGCACACTAACAGGTGTTTATATGTGCCTTTTGTTCTATCCTATCAAGAATCAAGTTGATGAAGGGGTTCCTCTAAATATTTGCTTATCACAATTTTCTAAGTGGATTCAAAAGAtacaaaaggagaagaaaattattttcaattCAGATGTTTCAAGCCATTCTGTTTCTGAAGCAAAATCAAGTGCCTTTGTTACTTGGTCAGgtaaaaaacagtttttctttgttttttttgcttgaaTTTAGTGTTCACAAAAGTGAAACACTAATGGTGTGGGTTAGACTCTGGCATAGTATAGGCTGGTGTAAATGCAAACTTTTGTACCACAGCTCTGCAGTGTGTCACAGTCCTAACTTCAAGCCTCAGTCCTACATCATCCATGCTGTCTCTATATAGTCTCTGGGAGCATATATTTCTGATCTGAACCCTGTTGTTGTGCATCTATGATGACGATATATATTGTTGGGACTAGACCAAAATGTCCATATAATTTGTGATTATTTACCATGAGATGCTCCCTGTGTCTTTGTTTCCAGGCTCTGAGGTTCATTCCACATGTCATTTGCTTTATATTCACCATGGCGTGTCACCATACTTCTAGGTTAAGACAACTGGCTGTGAGGTCCTTCAGAACCTATCCAACATGATTCTTTAATCAGGTCATTGTGAAGTGACATACCTCACTTGTTTTCTCTGATGTCAAGTTGCAGCAATCCTAATACTTTGGACTAAAAACAAGACTACAGATTAAGTTTAGTTTGTGTTTCTTTCATGGGACTGCAGGACACTActaacaggccagtgttctgtcCTATTTACATATGATTTAAGCCAACTTTAAAGCAAGTTTTCGACAGATATATTTAGTTTAGGGCTGAGCAAGCTACAGcctgggagcagggttgggggctgctccacatggctcctggaagcagcagcatggccccctCTTCGGCTCCTatatgtaggggcagccaggggactccgctctgcatgctgctcctcccccaagtgccacccccgcagctgcaggggcagtgcctgtggacggggcagcatgcggagctgcctggctgcgcctccacataggagccagaaaAGGGACATGACGCTGCTTCCGGAAGCAGCATTGAGGtaggtgctgcctggagccagcatTTCTGAGCTCCCCTccgcactccaactccctgcctcccactctccgaacccctcagtcccagcctggaggcccctcctacactccaaactgctcatccccagcttcatcccacagcctgcacccccagctggagccctctcctgtaTCCCAACCTcaattctgtgagcattcatggcctgccatacaatttctatccccagatgtggcccttgggccaaaaagtttgctcgcCCCTGATTTAGTGCCTTCAATTACTTGGCCAATCAGTTCCCTGCTTAAGGAAAGCGAAGCATTTTGCCTGCAGTGATTATTTTGTGAACCACTGTGGTTAGTTTATTTTGCTGATCTATTAAGTGTTTTTATCAAATTCTAGTTTATTCAGATTTGATCAATACACATACTTAGTAATCATGAAAATAAAGCGTGAaaagtttgttgtttttctctcttgtgCAGACTGGGATCTGGGGGTTTGTTTGCAGTATGAGTGCAAAAGGAAGCAGTTGCGAAAACCTGATATTTTAAACTCCTGGATTGATCTCAGAGCAACATACAAGGTGAGAGAATCAATAGATTATATGGGTAAAAATGTTTCACCTCCACCTCAAAGGATTAAGAATAGATAGTGAATGTACAAGTAACTAGGGTTACCTGTTTGTTGTATACATTCACACACATTTTATTGATAGATAGAAAAGAACAATGTATCCTTCAGAACTATACACATTTTAATTCTAGAAGGCTTGATTTTACAGACAAAATCGGTGTCACTTGTTATACTGTCAGTAGGCCTATGAGAAATGTTCCAGCTGTTTTGACTTGCCTTCCATCTCTTGTTCTTCCTGCTTTCTTCCCTTTCTGATCTTTCATGCTTCCATTACTGCTTTCCCTCCTTAGCTAAAACACAGTAAACTTCCTCTGCTTAGATAGCACTTCTGAATTTAGCACAAGAATTGGGGTTTTCCCAGTTAGTGCATTCTAAATAGCACGACGGGTATTGTAAAAACGAGTGACGATAAAATACTCTTGTCTAAAATTATTTGAGTAGAGTCACTTTTCATTTACCATAGCAAAATGCATATTCTGTGTTTCTCAGCAAACAAGAAATATTAGGTGTTTCTTCTAATACTTTCTCTGTGTTCCATTTAAAAGGAATTTACATCACATACTATAATTTAAATGAACagtatgatgcaatgtatagttaGATTCCCAATAGGCTATTCAGTTACTTCTGTCTTAATGCAAACTGTACATATGTAACTGAAGAATTTGACAGGGTAAGGCAGCAACAGTGAATTGGTTAATATAGTATaatgttttagaaatgtttttcttttccttagcTCTTCTACACTAGAAAGCCAAAAGGGCTAAATGGTGCTTTACAGGATCTGGGGATAGAATTTGCAGGACGGGAACATTCTGGTGAGTACAATGTGACAGTTCTTGTTAGAGAGTGTTTCATGAAGCTAATCAAAATACAGCAATTATAACTCTAATTATTTCCATGTTATTTAATGTTCTGCAttacaaaaaaatctgaataagAGGGACTGGATGATTCAAAACACTGGGTTTTTCATTTCTAAGATCTGATTCTGCAAGGTCTCCAGGCGCAgaactctcagtgaagtcaatgacagtgCTCTGTGTAGAGGACTTTATAAGATTGGGCTCTAAGTTTACTAGTGCAAAAAAGAACCAAAAGTTGGTGCCATCTGGTAGCAGTTAATACACATCACAAAAACTATTAGCATTATTTGCTGATCATGATAAATGGCTCAGGAGAGAGATCCCCAAAGATTTGAATAATCATGGAAGTTTCTACCCACACAGATTGTAAGTCTCATAGTGTCATGTAGAGGAGCTTGAACTGCCATCCTGTACCTGTACtatgaattaatatttttcaatGTTGTCTGTATCCCTTCTAACAAGCAATACATTCTCTTAACTCTCCCCTAAGTTAGGCTACTTTTCATTACTGTTGCCAGTACTACATTAAAATAACGAAGAGTTTATGATAACATGTCTTCTGAAGGGTTGGATGATTCTCGGAATACTGCCTGTCTTGCTTGGAGGATGATCTGTGATGGATGTGTGATGAAAATTACTAGATCTTTGGATAAGGTTAGTGACTTCTTCATATCTTCCTTTCATCTTGCCTCAAGTCCCAGAGCAGAGACAAAAGGTGAGttcactgaaaaaacaaacaccttaaACTTGAATTTGAGTTAAAGCATCCTGCGCAGACTCTCTCATTTGTCTCATACATTGATTTCTAAAACCTGTTGACATCCAATTTTCAAAATCTTGCATTTGCTTATGGAATCCCTAGGTACAGCCAAAGAAGAATTCAGTGTCCAGGTCTTTGAATGTAAACCCCACTGAAGAGAATCCACTGGGAAGTGATGATGGTGCTGAAACTTCAGATAAAGATAGAATTTGCAATAGCAGCTGTCTAGCTGAGAATGAGCACAATAAACTTGATAAAATGGTTTTAAACTCCAATGTAAAGGGAAAAGACCAGCAAGAGTCCAGTTCTACAAGTTCCTCTGCAAATGTCCATGTTGGGTCTAAAATCTGTACAAAGATTGATGGATGTGGTCAAACCGAAAGCTGCTTATCTCCACATATTGGCAGACTTCCTGTTCCCTTTGGACAACTACAGGCTTCTCATTGTAATTTATTGACGGGCATCCAGAGTGGATTAAATAATGGACATCTGATTTCTACTTCCAAGTGTAGCTCTTCAGTCCTTGGTTCAGGGCTAGTGCTTGTCTCCACTACTATTTCCTCTGTTAATATCTCTAATGTAGATATAAGTACCAGTTCTGATTGTTTATCTATGTTGACTGATTGGGAAGATGTAGCTTTAATACCAGAATCACAGCATGAAGAAAATACAGACTCTATGAAGCTTAAAGATGATCCAAATGCAAAGACTTCATCAGTCTTTGGAGAAGGGATGGTTTTGAAAGAACCAGCTATGAAGAATTCAGACTTTGAATGTTTGGGGCAACATAATGAACATTTGGAGGCTTCTAAGTCTATTGTGTACAAAAGTCCGGATACTATCATCTATGATGTAGGAATAGCCCAAAGGCAGGCCTTAAATTGTTCTGCTTTTAAGTTACCGTCTCCGAAGGTAGATGCTATTTTATCAAGTACAGTTTCAACTGGAAATCATTCCACCCCTTTCTCTCAGATGCCTAAGAGGAAACCATCTAGTCCAAAAACTTTACCTCCATCAAAAAAACAGTTATTCACTGTACATGAAGATGAAGCTGCATCTTCTGATCAGCCCTTATCTTTGAGAAATTCAAGTTCATACAAAGTGCCTACTGTTCTTTTAAACTCCACAGTCAGCCTGAACCAATCTTTAAAAGCTGTGAAAAGTGACAAACTGACTCCACCCTTATGTAACTGTGGTCGAAGGGCTAAAAGACTAAATGTGTCCAGTGCTGGTCCAAATCATGGCAAAGTGTTCTACAGTTGTCCTGTTGGAAAACATGAAGGGAAGAAGAGAGGCTGTGGATATTTCAAGTGGGAGCATGTACTTCTAAAGGAAAAATCCACTAATGCTATTTCTACTCTTTCCCTCTCTGCAGCTGGTTTAACATCTCCTGGAATAAACTCAGATTCTCACAGGAAATATCCGGGTCTCAGACCTTCTATGAGAACTTGAATATTAGTTAATTTTTGTCCAAATCTTAACATATACTAAGTGTCCACTGatactacaaaaaaaaattaagcaaatgaTGCCACAGATTTCAATTTTATGAGGATTGGGCATAAGTGACATTGCTGGGCTTACTTCAGATCAAAATGAAACTCATGAAGCATAAGTGGAGACAGTCAGACATTAATAACTTGAGAAAATTTGAAGAGGTTAGCGTGACTAACATAATCGTATAAGCAGCTGGTATCTcaagttttaatatttttattctcttatcaggtattttagattttttttttttaccagcccAATCCTTAAATATCAGTGTTAGTGATACAAATTTTGTTTGTGactatgtttttctaaaaatacatCTGTATGTAACTAACTCTTTACAATGTATGCACATATCTTTAACCCTTTCTGTCTAAGAAATGATACTTGAAGCAGTAAAGatggttttaaaattattttatatagtCTTTATTACTGAAATGAAATAAAGATAAACGTAAATTCCTGTGTCATTTTAAGTAAATAAACTTAAAAGTACCATAGCAAAAATGTTAACTCTTCAGTTGatgtaacatttatttttctatcaGTCTATCTCTATTCTCACACCATGTTCATTACACAGTGTCTGGGACAGTCAAATGTTGTGTCAAGGCAGATATTTAGATACCTGTACTTCATTTAATAACAGAGACTACCTTGTAAATCCACCCACTTTCACAAAATGAATACTTAAATTCCAGGATTTTCATAAGTGAAAACTCAATTTTGGGAAGATTTTCCTACTCTAAAAGGAAATtttagggaaaatatttttatgtatcaGTTCCAACCACTGCTTACTGTGATCATAAATATGAATGCTTAGAAGCAAAAGCATAGTCATTGACTTGAAAATTTATGCGTAAGCCCTAGATTACCAATTTACCAGGGTTATGggtacattaaaaatgtatgataGAAAGAGAAACAGTTGTAGTGGAAAGGATGAACCAAAAACATCTGAGAGCTGTGAACCAGGAGTATACAAACAGCGAGTAGAGATGCTTACTGCATGTGTATTATTTAAAACTAACAGATACGGAAAACTGCTTATGCAGGTTAATTTTCTTTacgattttttttaataaatatattaacacTTAAACTGAGGAAAGCCTTGACCACACTTGATTGCCCagaacacaggaggaactgaATGCAGGCAAGTACACTCAAATTTGTTCGCTCCAGGAGTTTGGACATGAACCCTGTTGAATAACTGAGCTGGAGGAGCATCTTGGATATTGAAATGCACAAGAACACACAAGCTTTGCTATTAAATTGTTATATCCAGCCACTACCACAGATAGTAATTTTTAAACAGGAGTAGGATTTAGGCCAGACATGCAATCATGGATCCTGGTATCTTCCTATCTGAACTTAACATGTTTTGTGACCTGGCCTGGAAATGTGGACTATCTTGAATAGCAAGTTTCAGTGTTTAATAAGCACTTTGAGTTGGAAGATactatagaaataaaaaatagtgTTTTTGTTTGCATGTctatttcccagcatgcttttctAGTTAATAGCTAGTTCATAGTAGTGCTAAGGTTTGAGTTTTGGAAACATGGGTTTGGAGCTTACTACTATGTACACTGTTTTCCTGTGTGCTTTTATAACTAGACAACTGGAGTTAGAAtaacaaaactgttttttttaactgagacaAAGTGCTTTTAGGCTTTTTATGCCTAGAACAAATGGGAAAGAATGCTCACCAAGGATCTAACCCTGCATTTCTTGCATAGTCCATGAAGTTTTAGCTTTGCATACAATGCATGATGATGCTCTAAATTTGTAATATGTCTAATAGGTCAAGAGAACAAAAAATTGCACCATATATCATcagtaatatataatatttttggaAGAACAAATTATGGAAAATAAACTCTAGATAATTCTAAGCTTTTCCCCACTCCTGCTTGCGCAATTCATTTCTTCTGATCTTCCCACTGACTGTCTTTGGCAACTGTTGAACAAACTCCACCtattggaaaagagaagaaattacaACTAATACAATATATAGTAAGAGGTAGATAATCTGCTCTATGTGTGTACAATATTTGCTCTCTTGTACAGACATGGAAGACATTAAATCAATCCAGTATGGAAAAGGAAGACATTTTCCATGAGATCTATTGTAAGGAGTTTAAATGGATAAAAGTATCAGCAACAGAAAGTTtagcaaaggaaaaatattatatttttggataaatagaTTCTTTTTGGATTATTAAAAATCCTTgactttaacttttaaaaatctgctgtAGACCCATCACTATGAGAAATAAACTGATGTTCATGATGTACTGAAACTTAAATGTCAAACTCTTAAAgattctgttcctcagtttctcaaTGTCATATTCTTTATGCTGGAAACATTTTGCTAGATGGTTCTCCACCATAGAAAAATGTATAGTTTTCATAGAAAATTTTTTTGAAGACATTCCAAAATTGGATTAACAATTGGTAGATTTTATAGTTATAAAACATCAACCAGTTATATTTCAGTGCATCTTGAAATAATAGTTTATGCATCTTTCTTACACTGTTACTATAAATGTTCCTTGTTTAGTAATTTGCTCTTTGAGGGGCAACTCTTGTTCCCTGTACTGAGCCAGAATAACTAAACTTTGTTTtgggaagctctttgggacaggatctCTTTCTAGTTACTGCAAGTCACTGAGTGTCAGTGTGGCCCATTCTATAGCTGCTTTTCAGCCTCAGGTTTCAGTAACCTCTGCAGCTTTTCTGCATCTGTGGTTGGGGAGTCTGTATTATGACAGATCACTTGATGCCACCATCCAGGAGTCTTTGCCAATCTATGTGGGCTTTCAGTGTTCTGCCCCTTCCATGCAACAGAAATGCTGAAGGATGAGCCTTATGCACACTGCAGGAAAAGTAAGATTCGTTCAGTGCAAACATCAAAATACATGCAACTGGGCTAAATGGATTAGAGGATTAATATGAATGGCAAATATTCCCCCAGAGCCTATTATAGACACTCTAGAGTCTGCAGCACAGGGTTTCTCTGCACTATTTCCATATCATAGAATCAAATTTAGCATTGCTAtaaattttttaatataaagtggAGATATGTAGAGCTATGAAattcaaacaaacatttgttgTTCACTTGCTATTCAATGTAGCAGGGCAAAGAGCGAGGATTTCTATTTCAAACATCCATTGGCCGTTACAGTAGAGCAAAAATGAAATCTTGTGAGTCTGGAGAAGACAAAAGGATAATTTGAAGAGAACCTATTTAAGATAGGAATGAATTCTGAGGCAGCACTGAAACCACAGCTCCCAAAtaagtgtatatttttttcagGGTTATGtgtcctgctctcagttcccttcGTCTCCTATACATTTTTCTGGGTTTCTGTACTATCCTCGTTACTCTGGTATATGAACATCTACAAAGAGTACATCATAAgtctggaaaaaataaacattgaaaatGTGAGATGTTAGAATAATTatatttactcacctgtcctctgTTAGATTCTTACGATTAAtcatggcagaatttgatttgtattttttataattttgatgtaATATCATTGCTtagttttaagtattttttcaatgtttaccaatttcagttttcacagggCACAAGAGTATTGGTtttaagctttttcttttttacatttttcacagttgtgggaaatgatGGGAGGATTGGACAATATTTAGTGAcaatagatgttgagattcaaaaagttaaagctttataacttaagaacaaactgtcaacatcacatgtcaaaatacacaaagtaaatatgcTTAAATCAAACtcgttctcaagcagcatttttctttctttgctggtCTTTAAATTTAGATgattttcattggaaaatattttggttttggtttggtttatatGTACGGtaaaatcaatgtttactgacatttaccaatagaAATCTAAACCTCTCAAGCCTGTTTATAATTTGAATGTAGGAGGGGGAGTATAATAAAGCTTTTGTACATGGAAGTTCTCTTATGCCACTTGTTGACTAAATGTAATCTAATTATCTAAAATACTTATGGTTAATCACTTACTTTTCTAGGATACTTGTATGGAGCAGTGACCTTTTTAACGTGGTCCTGTAGCTCTTGAATCAGTTTTTCTGGATCATGTGAAACATAGTCAGATGCCAAAACAACAAAGGCTTTCACGACCTTAAAAGATTAAATGCTGATGAAACAAAATGCACATAATACAGTACAAGGTCTTAGTGTTTAACCAAAATTCACTTGCTGACACATTACAAAGTAACTAATTTACAGTGCAGGCACAAAAAACTTTACCAAGATGAATGCCCCATTAACAATTTGAGTTCAGCAGCTACTTATATGTGTAATATGCAGGAAGTGGAGTAAATTGCAGCCATCCTTATCTTTAATTTGCAATTTCAATCTATAAGGACTACAAGTCCCAATATGAAAAATTATATAAGCAGTATGGATGCTCAAATGAAGATATGGCATGTTGTAATGTGGGACCTCTGTGGGCTGCACCTCTATATTCATTGTAGCGAAGGTTGCAGTTACTTTGCAATGCAGCGATGGCCCCACTTCAGCCACCCCTATGTCTAGATGATCATTAAGAATTTGCTGAGGGCCTTGATGTGAATGGAATGTTTCAACAATTGTTTGGAGTAGCCAGCTGCCTCAGGATTCCAtttaaggctttttaaaaatacatatttctatAAAAAATCCAAGCACATAAGATATCTTAAGTCCTTTACCTCTCCTCTGATGGGGTCTGGGCTGCTGACAACAGCTGATTCTACTACTGCTGGGTGCTCTATCAGTGCACTTTCTACTTCAAATGGTCCAATACGATAtctttaaatgaagaaaagtctTTTATTGTTATATACATCTATTAGTTGGTGAAGTGGGCATATAAAACAACTGTGTGTTGGCATCATCTGCATTATTTGAGTCCTAACATTATAATGAATGCACATATAAATTGTTACCCAGCAGAATTGATGACATCATCACTTCTTCCAACAAACCAGAAGTATCCATCTTCATCTACAATCCCTTTGTCCCCAGTGATATAGAAATTCCCTTGTAATGTTGAGTCAGTTCTCTCTGGATCATCCTAGTAAACATTACATTGTATTTGACAAACATTAACCTTTCTGCAAATAAAAGATTATACTCTAATGTATGCAAGAAACTCATCTCATTTTATTCCAgcatttaatttatattacaaCATAATTTAGCATGCAAAAATTCAGCCTTGCTGAGTAGTCCATATCATAGTGATACATAATAAAATACCAGCAGATATGAACAACatgaatggaaaacattttttcaaacatTGTTCATATTCATAATTATGGATTGAATACAAAGCCCATAATGTATGAAATAAACACAGCAAAACTCAACAGATGTGGAGTTAATGTATAATTGTTATGGGTTATGTCTTTGAATAGGTTTTAGACTTGTTTTTAATCATAATGAACTGCCCAAAATATACATCTTGGCCCATCGTATTAGGAACC contains:
- the ERI2 gene encoding ERI1 exoribonuclease 2 isoform X1; this translates as MATKQLARQLGLIRKSSITSSNGKNQTRTKSRQLFDYLIIIDFESTCWKDGKRHYSQEIIEFPAVLLNTSTGEIESEFHVYVQPQEHPILSEFCTELTGIKQNQVDEGVPLNICLSQFSKWIQKIQKEKKIIFNSDVSSHSVSEAKSSAFVTWSDWDLGVCLQYECKRKQLRKPDILNSWIDLRATYKLFYTRKPKGLNGALQDLGIEFAGREHSGLDDSRNTACLAWRMICDGCVMKITRSLDKVQPKKNSVSRSLNVNPTEENPLGSDDGAETSDKDRICNSSCLAENEHNKLDKMVLNSNVKGKDQQESSSTSSSANVHVGSKICTKIDGCGQTESCLSPHIGRLPVPFGQLQASHCNLLTGIQSGLNNGHLISTSKCSSSVLGSGLVLVSTTISSVNISNVDISTSSDCLSMLTDWEDVALIPESQHEENTDSMKLKDDPNAKTSSVFGEGMVLKEPAMKNSDFECLGQHNEHLEASKSIVYKSPDTIIYDVGIAQRQALNCSAFKLPSPKVDAILSSTVSTGNHSTPFSQMPKRKPSSPKTLPPSKKQLFTVHEDEAASSDQPLSLRNSSSYKVPTVLLNSTVSLNQSLKAVKSDKLTPPLCNCGRRAKRLNVSSAGPNHGKVFYSCPVGKHEGKKRGCGYFKWEHVLLKEKSTNAISTLSLSAAGLTSPGINSDSHRKYPGLRPSMRT
- the ERI2 gene encoding ERI1 exoribonuclease 2 isoform X3; this encodes MATKQLARQLGLIRKSSITSSNGKNQTRTKSIEFPAVLLNTSTGEIESEFHVYVQPQEHPILSEFCTELTGIKQNQVDEGVPLNICLSQFSKWIQKIQKEKKIIFNSDVSSHSVSEAKSSAFVTWSDWDLGVCLQYECKRKQLRKPDILNSWIDLRATYKLFYTRKPKGLNGALQDLGIEFAGREHSGLDDSRNTACLAWRMICDGCVMKITRSLDKVQPKKNSVSRSLNVNPTEENPLGSDDGAETSDKDRICNSSCLAENEHNKLDKMVLNSNVKGKDQQESSSTSSSANVHVGSKICTKIDGCGQTESCLSPHIGRLPVPFGQLQASHCNLLTGIQSGLNNGHLISTSKCSSSVLGSGLVLVSTTISSVNISNVDISTSSDCLSMLTDWEDVALIPESQHEENTDSMKLKDDPNAKTSSVFGEGMVLKEPAMKNSDFECLGQHNEHLEASKSIVYKSPDTIIYDVGIAQRQALNCSAFKLPSPKVDAILSSTVSTGNHSTPFSQMPKRKPSSPKTLPPSKKQLFTVHEDEAASSDQPLSLRNSSSYKVPTVLLNSTVSLNQSLKAVKSDKLTPPLCNCGRRAKRLNVSSAGPNHGKVFYSCPVGKHEGKKRGCGYFKWEHVLLKEKSTNAISTLSLSAAGLTSPGINSDSHRKYPGLRPSMRT
- the ERI2 gene encoding ERI1 exoribonuclease 2 isoform X2 is translated as MARIRLEPSQVSGQLFDYLIIIDFESTCWKDGKRHYSQEIIEFPAVLLNTSTGEIESEFHVYVQPQEHPILSEFCTELTGIKQNQVDEGVPLNICLSQFSKWIQKIQKEKKIIFNSDVSSHSVSEAKSSAFVTWSDWDLGVCLQYECKRKQLRKPDILNSWIDLRATYKLFYTRKPKGLNGALQDLGIEFAGREHSGLDDSRNTACLAWRMICDGCVMKITRSLDKVQPKKNSVSRSLNVNPTEENPLGSDDGAETSDKDRICNSSCLAENEHNKLDKMVLNSNVKGKDQQESSSTSSSANVHVGSKICTKIDGCGQTESCLSPHIGRLPVPFGQLQASHCNLLTGIQSGLNNGHLISTSKCSSSVLGSGLVLVSTTISSVNISNVDISTSSDCLSMLTDWEDVALIPESQHEENTDSMKLKDDPNAKTSSVFGEGMVLKEPAMKNSDFECLGQHNEHLEASKSIVYKSPDTIIYDVGIAQRQALNCSAFKLPSPKVDAILSSTVSTGNHSTPFSQMPKRKPSSPKTLPPSKKQLFTVHEDEAASSDQPLSLRNSSSYKVPTVLLNSTVSLNQSLKAVKSDKLTPPLCNCGRRAKRLNVSSAGPNHGKVFYSCPVGKHEGKKRGCGYFKWEHVLLKEKSTNAISTLSLSAAGLTSPGINSDSHRKYPGLRPSMRT